From the genome of Setaria viridis chromosome 1, Setaria_viridis_v4.0, whole genome shotgun sequence:
ATTCTTTGGTTACTGAATGAAACATAATAGGTAAAAAAAACTATTTGATAATTCACCAAGTTGACACCAGAAAGCTAGGTAACAAACTATTTTACTTGCCAACCAGCTATATCTAGCAGAACAAGTAAAATTTATCTAGCAAGTTTCTATTCTTTGTTTACTGAATGAAACATAATAGGTAAAAAAAACTATTTGATAATGCACCAAGTTGACACCAGAAAGCTAGGTAACAAACTATTTTACTTGTTTACCCCACAATCAGCGGTCCAACTATCCAGTCAGCAGTGTATCCGTTAACAAGGAGAACTATGCAACCAAATGGCAGGGGACATATACTTTTACAGTTTGATATTTAAGTATAACATTTTGTTTGCTTGATTACGAGTTTGCATGATCATGGTCTTGTAGAAACGGAGGCATGATTATTTCAAAAGTGAATATCCATTTATTGTACTTGTACAAGTCCCTCATAATGCACTTCGAACTTACAAACAACCTACATGAATTGTACAAATATTGTGCTCTTGGGCCACTTACCGCAGCTGGAAACATCACACGATCATATACCACATTTGACCAACCATCCAAGGCTGAGAGTACCttcgccactttcttcttgacGCCTACATAACATGCACAGCCAACCATATGTAACGATAAAGAAATACAATCCACATACCGAAGAACTAAAAAGAGCAATCATAAGATTTATTCTTACGTTTGTCTTGCAGATCCTTATCTGACTTCTGATAATCATGGAAGTGAGCGCCCTCCGCCCCATCCTTAGCCCATTCATGACACTTTTTGATCTCTTCATCAGTTAATATGTTCAATGGGTTAACCACTTCATGTTTGCCCAAATCAGACCTTTCTTTCACAGTGGACCTCTGTTCTTTCAAGGAGGGCCTTTCCTTGCTTTGAATTCTGTTGGTCACATTCTGAAGAGCCTTCCGCTGTTGGGACCTCTCTTTCACAGACCTGTCCTTCAAAGCAGTGCCTTTGGCAAAGTTGGACACATCCTGAAGAGCCTTCCGCTCTTGAAGCCCGGGCTTCTTCTCTGATGGCTTCAGTGGTTTGGCCCTTGGTGCATCAGCCCTCTTGCCTGAACATGCAGATGAAACAAGTTGCTTATCTGTTTTAAGAAAGTTCCTTTACACAAACTAGTTTTGAGAAAAAGCAATCTCACCTCCATGTATATGCATGTTCTCATCAAGAAGAACAGCTGCTGGAGTTGTGAAAGCCATGACTGAGCAGAAAGCTTCGTTTTCTACCTTGATTGCCTGACTGAAGTTCAATTGTTTGATAAACGGAAACTGATCAAAA
Proteins encoded in this window:
- the LOC117860826 gene encoding uncharacterized protein, which produces MAFTTPAAVLLDENMHIHGGKRADAPRAKPLKPSEKKPGLQERKALQDVSNFAKGTALKDRSVKERSQQRKALQNVTNRIQSKERPSLKEQRSTVKERSDLGKHEVVNPLNILTDEEIKKCHEWAKDGAEGAHFHDYQKSDKDLQDKRVKKKVAKVLSALDGWSNVVYDRVMFPAAEVEKFFEEEKGLELEPEILPDISWGLSHSGDKAKLAEYSFTDDELDQYPSLDNNPVTFELRDEPEIPQLGVY